One genomic segment of Devosia sp. includes these proteins:
- the metG gene encoding methionine--tRNA ligase, producing MTAKPFYVTTAISYPNGAPHIGHAYEMIATDAIARWKRLEGREVYFLTGTDEHGIKMVQTAAKEGIPVRELADRNAGEFKRLAEALNLSNDDFIRTTEQRHHEASQAIWKKMEASHNGDIFQSTYKGWYSVRDEAYFDESELTEKDGKRFAPSGAEVEWVEEPTYFFRLSAYQEKLLALYEANPDFIAPKERRNEIISFVKGGLQDLSVSRTTFDWGIPVPGADGHVMYVWVDALTNYITGVGYPDENSELFKKFWPADLHVIGKDIIRFHTVYWPAFLMSAGIDVQHRVFAHGFLTVDGQKMSKSLGNVIDPFHLVDTFGTDAIRYFFLREVSFGNDGDYSNEKLVNRVNADLANNLGNLAQRSLSMINKNCDGKVPQLGALTDADNAIIAEVTEALTEAQKAMDVQLVHEATGAIIAALSSANNYFAGQEPWALKKTDPDRMASVLYVTADTVRRLAIPMLAFVPDSTSRLLDQLGVKSDDRTLTAALNVNSLLAGTELPLPQGVFARLEKPVD from the coding sequence ATGACCGCCAAGCCCTTCTACGTCACCACCGCGATTTCCTATCCCAACGGCGCCCCCCATATCGGGCACGCCTATGAGATGATCGCGACCGACGCCATCGCCCGCTGGAAGCGGCTGGAGGGCAGGGAGGTCTATTTCCTCACCGGCACCGACGAGCACGGCATCAAGATGGTGCAGACCGCGGCCAAGGAAGGCATTCCGGTCCGCGAACTCGCCGACCGCAATGCCGGCGAGTTCAAGCGCCTTGCCGAAGCCCTTAATCTCTCCAACGACGATTTCATCCGCACCACTGAGCAGCGCCATCACGAGGCCTCGCAGGCCATCTGGAAGAAGATGGAAGCCAGCCACAATGGCGATATCTTCCAGTCCACCTACAAGGGCTGGTACTCGGTGCGCGACGAGGCCTATTTCGACGAGTCCGAGCTGACCGAAAAGGACGGCAAGCGCTTCGCTCCGTCCGGCGCCGAGGTCGAGTGGGTGGAAGAGCCGACCTATTTCTTCCGCCTCTCCGCCTATCAGGAAAAGCTGCTCGCCCTCTACGAAGCCAATCCCGATTTCATCGCGCCCAAAGAGCGCCGCAACGAGATCATCTCCTTCGTCAAAGGTGGGCTGCAGGACCTGTCGGTCTCCCGCACCACCTTCGACTGGGGCATTCCCGTGCCAGGCGCCGATGGCCACGTCATGTATGTCTGGGTCGACGCCCTGACAAACTACATTACCGGTGTCGGCTATCCCGATGAGAACAGTGAACTTTTCAAAAAGTTCTGGCCCGCCGATCTGCATGTCATCGGCAAGGACATCATCCGCTTCCACACCGTCTATTGGCCGGCCTTCCTGATGAGCGCCGGCATCGATGTCCAGCATCGCGTCTTCGCCCATGGCTTCCTGACCGTCGATGGCCAGAAGATGAGCAAGTCGCTTGGCAACGTCATCGACCCCTTCCACCTGGTCGACACCTTCGGCACCGACGCCATCCGCTATTTCTTCCTGCGCGAAGTCTCCTTCGGCAATGACGGTGATTACTCCAACGAGAAGCTGGTGAACCGCGTCAATGCCGACCTCGCCAATAATCTCGGCAACCTGGCGCAGCGCTCGCTGTCGATGATCAACAAGAACTGCGACGGCAAGGTCCCGCAACTCGGTGCCCTGACCGACGCCGACAATGCCATCATCGCCGAAGTCACCGAAGCCCTCACTGAGGCGCAGAAGGCCATGGATGTCCAACTCGTCCACGAGGCCACCGGCGCCATCATCGCGGCATTGAGTTCGGCCAACAACTACTTCGCCGGCCAGGAACCCTGGGCGCTGAAAAAGACCGACCCCGACCGCATGGCGAGCGTGCTCTATGTCACCGCCGACACCGTCCGCCGCCTCGCCATCCCCATGCTCGCCTTCGTTCCGGACTCGACTTCGCGTCTGCTTGACCAATTGGGCGTCAAAAGTGACGATCGGACCCTGACTGCTGCGCTAAACGTCAACAGTCTGCTAGCCGGAACCGAGCTGCCGCTACCGCAGGGCGTGTTCGCCCGCCTCGAAAAGCCGGTCGACTAG
- a CDS encoding TatD family hydrolase yields MLIDSHCHLDFEALSGDIDGVLARAEAAGVTGMVTISTRVDNFSTYAAIAERYPNVWCSVGTHPHNADQELHIEIEDLVRLSAHPRCVAIGEAGLDYFYDNAPRDAQATGLRRHIAAARITGLPLVIHSRQADDDMAAILEEEAGQGDFPFVLHCFTAGMDLAQRALKLGGYISFSGIVTFRNAQEIQDVAKIVPADRYLVETDAPYLAPIPHRGQSNEPSYVRHTAEKVAELRGVSLEQVGAETTANFGRLFSKTGIK; encoded by the coding sequence ATGCTCATCGACAGCCATTGCCATCTCGATTTCGAGGCCCTTTCGGGCGATATCGACGGCGTCCTCGCCCGTGCCGAGGCCGCTGGCGTCACCGGCATGGTCACGATTTCCACAAGGGTGGATAACTTTTCCACTTATGCAGCAATTGCAGAACGTTACCCGAACGTCTGGTGCTCAGTCGGCACCCATCCACACAATGCCGATCAGGAATTGCACATAGAAATCGAGGACCTGGTCCGGTTAAGTGCCCATCCGCGCTGCGTTGCCATCGGTGAAGCCGGTCTCGACTATTTTTACGACAACGCCCCGCGCGACGCTCAGGCCACCGGCCTCCGCCGCCATATCGCCGCTGCGCGGATCACCGGTCTTCCACTGGTTATCCACAGCCGTCAGGCCGACGACGACATGGCCGCGATCCTCGAAGAAGAAGCCGGGCAGGGGGATTTTCCCTTTGTCCTGCATTGCTTTACCGCTGGTATGGATCTCGCCCAGCGGGCGTTGAAACTCGGTGGGTACATCTCGTTTTCCGGTATCGTCACCTTCCGCAACGCCCAGGAAATCCAGGACGTCGCCAAGATCGTTCCCGCCGACCGCTACCTGGTCGAAACCGATGCGCCCTACCTCGCGCCAATTCCGCATCGCGGTCAGTCCAACGAGCCCAGCTATGTTCGGCACACCGCCGAAAAAGTCGCGGAATTGCGGGGGGTTAGCCTTGAACAGGTGGGCGCCGAGACGACCGCCAATTTCGGCCGCCTGTTCTCCAAGACAGGCATCAAATGA
- a CDS encoding MBL fold metallo-hydrolase, translating into MTAGQVPDRIVATILGCGSSGGVPRIGNDWGACDPHEPRNRRRRCSLLIEGWTTGISEPTRVLIDTGADLREQLLDAQVDRVDAVLYTHEHADHTHGIDDLRVLALHNRRRVDVYFTKECGARLREAFGYCFETPAGSTYPPILNAHEITAGDTISVTGPGGTLEIRSFLQLHGDISSLGFRIGEVAYSCDLSGFPGAAHEAISGLDIWIIDALRTTPHPSHLSLAETLGLIEQFAPRMAVLTDMHIDLDYARTDSETPENVTPAFDGMQIDIRAGRILNR; encoded by the coding sequence ATGACAGCCGGACAGGTGCCCGATCGCATCGTGGCGACCATACTGGGCTGTGGCTCGTCCGGCGGCGTTCCGCGCATCGGCAATGACTGGGGCGCCTGCGATCCGCACGAACCGCGCAACCGGCGGCGGCGCTGCTCTCTGCTCATCGAAGGCTGGACGACCGGAATAAGTGAGCCCACACGGGTCCTTATCGATACCGGTGCCGATCTGCGCGAGCAGCTCCTGGATGCCCAGGTCGACCGCGTCGATGCCGTACTCTATACCCATGAGCACGCCGACCACACCCATGGCATCGACGATCTGCGGGTGCTGGCCCTGCACAATCGCCGCCGCGTTGATGTGTACTTCACAAAGGAATGTGGCGCCCGGCTGCGCGAGGCGTTCGGCTATTGCTTCGAAACCCCGGCCGGCAGCACCTATCCGCCGATTCTCAACGCCCACGAGATCACGGCGGGAGACACCATATCGGTTACCGGCCCCGGCGGAACGCTTGAAATCCGGTCGTTCCTGCAACTGCACGGCGACATTTCTTCTCTCGGTTTCCGCATTGGGGAAGTCGCATACAGTTGCGATCTCTCCGGATTTCCCGGGGCCGCGCATGAAGCCATTTCGGGCCTCGATATCTGGATCATCGACGCGCTGCGCACCACGCCGCATCCCAGTCATTTGAGCCTTGCCGAAACCTTGGGCCTGATTGAACAGTTCGCGCCGCGCATGGCGGTGCTGACCGACATGCACATCGATCTCGACTACGCCCGGACCGACAGTGAAACACCGGAAAACGTGACCCCGGCCTTTGACGGCATGCAGATCGACATCCGCGCGGGCCGCATCCTCAACCGCTAG
- a CDS encoding alpha/beta hydrolase has product MNLLRSAMAAAILSLTVAGAHAEVETLIPEGNSGFATLLSGVSYTKVANGFARNNLEMDLLLPGSQEPTAAIVFVMGNGWQSIDRRVLIPQLSELARAGYAVATIDYRIIGEATFPEPEKDVKAAIRFLRENASRFNIDPDRIGLFGNSAGGHLSLVAGLSHGVATFANDEWADQDDSVKAIVAFYAPSFLGDMSDSPTGRTSAHMGMDLSDPANLEAGKAGDPITYADETDPPVLLIHGTEDVVVPIEQSDRLHDELAAAGVDVTLLRVEGIGHSFGKMSSTPEVMARVRGFFDAHL; this is encoded by the coding sequence ATGAACCTGCTTCGCAGTGCGATGGCGGCTGCCATCCTGTCTTTGACCGTGGCTGGCGCCCACGCAGAAGTCGAAACCCTGATTCCAGAGGGCAATAGCGGCTTTGCCACTTTGCTCAGCGGGGTCAGCTACACCAAGGTCGCCAATGGCTTCGCGCGTAATAATCTCGAAATGGACCTGCTCCTGCCGGGCAGTCAGGAGCCGACTGCCGCAATCGTCTTCGTGATGGGCAATGGCTGGCAGAGCATCGATCGGCGCGTCCTGATCCCGCAACTGTCCGAACTCGCCCGCGCCGGCTATGCAGTGGCCACGATCGACTATCGCATCATTGGCGAAGCCACATTTCCGGAGCCGGAAAAGGACGTGAAGGCGGCCATTCGCTTCCTGCGTGAAAATGCATCGCGCTTCAATATCGATCCGGACCGGATCGGCCTGTTCGGAAATTCCGCCGGCGGCCACCTTTCGCTCGTGGCCGGCCTGAGCCATGGCGTGGCGACGTTTGCCAACGATGAATGGGCCGATCAGGACGATTCGGTGAAGGCCATCGTCGCCTTCTATGCTCCGAGCTTTTTGGGCGACATGTCCGATTCACCGACAGGCCGGACCAGCGCCCACATGGGTATGGACCTGTCCGATCCGGCCAATCTCGAAGCCGGCAAGGCGGGAGATCCGATCACCTATGCCGACGAGACGGATCCGCCTGTACTCCTGATCCACGGAACCGAGGACGTGGTTGTCCCGATCGAGCAGTCGGACCGGCTGCATGATGAACTGGCGGCAGCCGGCGTCGATGTCACCCTGCTGCGGGTCGAGGGCATCGGTCACTCGTTCGGCAAGATGAGCAGCACGCCCGAAGTCATGGCCCGCGTCCGCGGCTTCTTCGACGCACACCTCTAG
- a CDS encoding LysR family transcriptional regulator: protein MLTLRQIEVVRAIMVTGTIAGAAKMLNVSAPGISRLMKYTEGSLKVRLFDRRGGRYVPTPEARHIFWLLDTVFSKVEDLQAAVDGLGRGSDQELRLGSVPSISQAMVPSAIELLLKRFPELSLDINILKIEEAIDYLLLGKGEVVAISSRFDHSMIDFVPLATGRLVCIVPENSDLASRTMISPHEMAKHPLIGINPADPYGAIMADIFRKAGVDYEMKIKARFGTTVCSLVAAGLGIAIIDEFTISKGRMPGIRAIEIAAESQFSTYVAYRNDIPISIYAEAFIEELRDTMKRVATIT, encoded by the coding sequence GTGCTGACGCTCAGGCAGATCGAAGTGGTCCGCGCAATCATGGTTACCGGAACAATTGCCGGTGCCGCAAAGATGCTCAATGTATCGGCTCCCGGCATCAGCCGGCTGATGAAATACACTGAAGGTTCCCTAAAGGTCCGGCTGTTTGACAGACGTGGCGGCCGCTACGTTCCGACCCCCGAAGCCCGCCACATCTTCTGGCTGCTCGATACGGTCTTCAGCAAGGTCGAGGACCTGCAGGCCGCCGTGGACGGGCTGGGGCGAGGCTCCGATCAGGAATTGCGCCTGGGCTCCGTTCCCAGCATCTCCCAGGCCATGGTTCCCAGCGCCATCGAGCTTCTGCTCAAGCGATTTCCGGAATTGTCCCTGGACATCAATATTCTGAAGATCGAAGAAGCCATCGATTACCTGCTTTTGGGTAAGGGGGAGGTGGTCGCCATCTCGTCGCGGTTCGATCATTCCATGATCGACTTCGTTCCGCTCGCGACCGGCCGGTTGGTGTGCATCGTTCCCGAGAACAGCGACCTGGCGAGCCGGACGATGATTTCGCCGCATGAAATGGCGAAGCACCCCCTGATCGGCATCAATCCGGCAGATCCTTACGGTGCCATCATGGCCGACATCTTTCGCAAGGCGGGCGTCGACTACGAGATGAAGATCAAGGCCCGTTTTGGGACCACGGTCTGCAGCCTGGTCGCGGCCGGCCTGGGCATTGCCATCATCGACGAGTTCACCATATCCAAGGGTCGGATGCCCGGCATTCGCGCCATAGAAATCGCCGCCGAGAGCCAGTTCAGCACCTACGTGGCCTATCGAAACGACATTCCGATTTCCATTTATGCCGAAGCTTTCATCGAGGAATTGCGCGACACCATGAAACGCGTCGCCACCATAACGTGA
- a CDS encoding shikimate dehydrogenase yields the protein MSIEPDPHPHRTPPSFIPLVGYPIGQVLTPPLFNAHFERTGQGTTMIPVELLAGQAGNFFAALRGWTNCLGCSITIPHKQAAFAAVDQRTPRAERAGAVNFLRRTADGLLVGDMTDGLAMTAAITQAGIDLKGARVALAGAAGGAGGAIADALCESGIAALTLIDPQVDKCAVLAGQLKTRYPEVAISTSHGAQPLDVAINASPMGMNAGDPYPLDLDLLKPRGAVADVVTKPVMTPLLLEAARRGHTIVRGDQMAAAQLPFQLAHLDSNSAENQR from the coding sequence TTGTCGATTGAACCGGACCCACATCCGCACAGGACGCCTCCCAGTTTCATCCCGCTCGTCGGCTATCCCATCGGCCAGGTGCTGACGCCGCCGCTGTTCAATGCCCACTTCGAGCGAACGGGGCAGGGGACGACCATGATTCCGGTGGAACTGCTGGCTGGACAGGCAGGGAATTTCTTCGCAGCGCTTCGCGGCTGGACCAATTGCCTGGGCTGCTCCATCACCATTCCGCACAAGCAGGCAGCGTTTGCCGCCGTCGACCAACGGACACCGCGTGCCGAGCGCGCCGGGGCGGTCAACTTCCTGCGCAGGACCGCTGACGGACTGCTCGTCGGCGACATGACCGACGGTCTGGCCATGACTGCAGCCATTACCCAGGCCGGCATTGACCTCAAGGGCGCGCGCGTCGCGCTTGCGGGCGCTGCGGGGGGCGCGGGTGGAGCCATTGCCGACGCCCTCTGCGAGAGCGGAATTGCCGCCTTGACCTTGATCGATCCCCAGGTTGACAAATGCGCGGTCCTGGCAGGCCAGCTGAAAACCCGCTACCCGGAGGTTGCCATCAGCACCAGCCATGGCGCTCAACCGCTGGATGTCGCGATCAACGCGTCCCCGATGGGCATGAATGCGGGTGACCCGTATCCACTCGACCTCGATCTGCTCAAACCCCGGGGCGCAGTCGCCGACGTCGTGACCAAGCCGGTCATGACCCCGCTCCTGCTGGAGGCGGCCCGTCGTGGCCACACCATCGTGCGTGGAGACCAGATGGCCGCGGCCCAACTGCCATTCCAGCTTGCTCATCTCGATTCAAATTCGGCGGAGAATCAGCGGTGA
- a CDS encoding sugar phosphate isomerase/epimerase and 4-hydroxyphenylpyruvate domain-containing protein: protein MKTSIATVSISGDLPGKLSAIAKAGFAGVEIFENDFLVYDATPRDVGQMVRDAGLELSLFQPFRDFEGLPEPYRSRAFDRARRKFDVMHEMGAELMLVCSSVSPLALGGVDRIAADFAELGALASERGLRVGYEALAWGRHINDHRDAWEVVRRAGHESVGLILDSFHTLSRGIDPDTIRAIPKDRIFFVQLADAPRLQMDLLSWSRHHRMMPGEGDLPVEAFMRAVAATGYDGTVSLEIFNDQFRGASNLAIARDGHRSLINLLDTVRRSEPGISISGLPDIPPLPQTGGLAFIEFAADEENARSLEQVLRHLGFRKTGQHRNKAVRRYTQGEINIVVNCEREGMAHSAFVLRGLTAYAIGVSVDDAGLALERARAMDASLFEQIPPPGDAAVPAIRGVGGGIVYFLDQSRGLGDIWETEFVTTEDDTAATGLIAIDHIAQTVPHDELLSWLLYYQSILPTRKLPPVDIIDPQGLVRSQVVETSRGDIRITLNGTEDRTTVAGQFLSEAFGPGIQHIAFSTADIFATAAQLATNGLEPLPISRNYYEDIETRFGLSPDFIARLRQHNIMYDVDAEGEFLQIYTRPLGEGLFFEIVERRSGYAGYGGPNAIFRIAAQRRYLRPASVPRS, encoded by the coding sequence GTGAAGACCTCCATAGCAACTGTGTCGATCAGCGGTGATCTGCCCGGCAAGCTAAGTGCGATCGCCAAGGCCGGATTTGCGGGTGTCGAGATTTTCGAGAACGATTTTCTGGTCTATGACGCGACCCCGCGTGACGTCGGTCAGATGGTGCGCGATGCGGGTTTGGAGCTCAGCCTGTTTCAGCCGTTTCGGGATTTTGAGGGCTTGCCGGAACCCTATCGCAGCCGCGCCTTCGATCGTGCCCGCCGCAAGTTCGATGTCATGCACGAGATGGGTGCCGAGCTGATGCTGGTCTGCTCGTCCGTGTCACCCCTGGCCCTCGGCGGCGTGGACAGGATTGCGGCCGATTTTGCCGAACTTGGTGCCTTGGCCAGCGAGCGGGGCCTGCGCGTTGGCTACGAGGCCCTGGCATGGGGACGCCACATCAACGATCACCGCGATGCCTGGGAAGTGGTGCGCCGCGCTGGCCACGAAAGCGTCGGCCTGATCCTCGACAGTTTCCATACCCTGTCTCGGGGCATAGATCCGGACACGATCCGCGCCATTCCCAAGGACCGCATTTTCTTTGTGCAGCTTGCCGACGCCCCGCGGTTGCAGATGGATTTGCTTTCCTGGAGTCGTCATCACCGCATGATGCCCGGCGAGGGCGACCTGCCCGTCGAGGCCTTCATGCGGGCCGTGGCGGCGACCGGCTATGACGGGACTGTGTCGCTGGAGATTTTCAACGATCAGTTCCGTGGCGCATCGAACCTGGCTATTGCCCGCGACGGCCATCGCTCGCTCATCAACCTGCTCGACACCGTCCGCCGTTCGGAGCCCGGCATCTCAATCTCCGGCCTGCCGGATATTCCGCCACTGCCGCAAACCGGCGGCCTCGCGTTCATTGAGTTCGCGGCTGACGAAGAAAACGCCCGCTCGCTGGAACAGGTGCTGCGTCACCTGGGCTTCCGGAAGACCGGGCAACACCGGAACAAGGCCGTCCGCCGCTACACCCAGGGCGAAATCAACATCGTCGTCAATTGCGAACGGGAGGGCATGGCGCACTCCGCCTTCGTTCTGCGCGGTCTGACTGCCTATGCGATTGGCGTATCCGTGGATGATGCCGGATTGGCTCTCGAACGCGCCCGGGCAATGGACGCTTCCCTTTTTGAACAGATCCCACCGCCCGGAGATGCCGCCGTGCCGGCGATACGGGGCGTCGGCGGTGGCATTGTCTATTTTCTCGATCAGTCCCGTGGCCTGGGCGACATCTGGGAGACCGAATTCGTCACAACAGAAGACGACACTGCCGCCACAGGGCTGATCGCGATTGACCATATTGCCCAGACGGTGCCGCATGACGAATTGCTGAGCTGGCTCCTCTATTATCAATCCATCCTGCCCACCCGGAAACTCCCGCCCGTCGATATCATCGACCCGCAGGGACTGGTCCGAAGCCAGGTTGTGGAAACCAGCCGCGGCGATATCCGCATCACCCTCAATGGCACCGAGGATCGGACGACTGTGGCCGGCCAGTTTCTGTCCGAGGCATTCGGTCCGGGCATACAGCATATTGCCTTCTCGACTGCAGACATCTTCGCCACCGCCGCCCAACTGGCGACGAATGGCCTGGAGCCGCTACCGATCTCGCGCAACTATTACGAAGACATTGAAACGCGCTTTGGCCTGTCGCCGGACTTCATCGCCCGGCTGCGGCAGCATAACATCATGTATGATGTGGACGCGGAGGGCGAGTTTCTGCAGATCTATACAAGACCCCTGGGGGAGGGGCTGTTTTTCGAGATCGTCGAGCGCCGCTCCGGCTATGCCGGCTACGGTGGTCCCAACGCAATTTTCCGGATTGCGGCGCAGCGCCGGTACTTGCGACCGGCATCGGTTCCGCGTAGCTGA
- a CDS encoding tripartite tricarboxylate transporter substrate binding protein has protein sequence MLRRTLLATAAVAALALGTGLAQAQTFPERELLGVVMWGAGGATDVVARSVNPGAEAALGKSIVVLNKSGGAGAISTAYVNSAPSDGYTILYGAENPQLHPVMGVSELDYDSFFPVNILGRGVAVIVVPTNSKYETLQDLLADIQANPGAIRMGSTGPGGLPSTVGALMSNSTEFDVTAIPFDGEGPGLTAMLGNEVDFMPAGVSAAAEQIKAGTMRALAVVNADPIDSLPGVPAITDALPEMEAYLPWGPFYGVFVKADTPDDVKATLVAAYEKAAQSEEFVTLMANRGNVVMNISGAAASDFLTKWQQVTAWALQDTGAATVSPETLGIARP, from the coding sequence ATGCTTCGTAGAACACTGCTTGCGACCGCCGCCGTGGCCGCCCTTGCCCTCGGAACCGGCCTTGCGCAGGCCCAGACCTTTCCCGAGCGCGAACTGCTTGGCGTGGTGATGTGGGGCGCCGGCGGCGCAACTGACGTTGTTGCCCGCTCGGTCAATCCCGGTGCGGAAGCCGCCCTTGGTAAGTCGATCGTGGTGCTGAACAAGTCGGGCGGCGCAGGTGCCATCTCGACCGCCTATGTTAATTCGGCCCCGTCCGATGGCTACACCATCCTGTACGGCGCGGAAAACCCGCAGTTGCATCCGGTCATGGGCGTTTCCGAACTCGACTATGACTCCTTCTTCCCGGTCAACATTCTCGGCCGTGGCGTCGCTGTAATTGTGGTTCCGACGAATTCCAAATACGAGACCCTGCAGGATCTGCTGGCCGACATTCAGGCCAATCCTGGCGCGATCCGCATGGGTTCGACCGGCCCGGGCGGCCTGCCCAGCACCGTCGGCGCTTTGATGAGCAATTCGACGGAATTCGACGTTACCGCCATTCCCTTCGATGGTGAGGGCCCGGGCCTGACCGCCATGCTCGGCAATGAAGTGGATTTCATGCCGGCCGGCGTTTCGGCCGCAGCCGAGCAGATCAAGGCCGGCACCATGCGCGCCCTTGCCGTGGTCAATGCCGACCCCATCGACTCGCTGCCCGGCGTGCCCGCAATCACCGACGCGCTCCCTGAAATGGAAGCCTATCTGCCCTGGGGCCCCTTCTATGGTGTCTTCGTCAAGGCGGACACACCGGACGACGTGAAAGCCACCCTGGTTGCGGCTTACGAGAAGGCCGCCCAGTCGGAGGAATTCGTGACCCTCATGGCCAACCGTGGCAATGTGGTCATGAACATATCGGGCGCCGCAGCTTCCGATTTCCTGACCAAGTGGCAGCAGGTTACGGCCTGGGCTCTGCAGGATACCGGCGCTGCCACCGTCAGCCCTGAAACCCTGGGCATCGCGCGGCCCTGA
- a CDS encoding tripartite tricarboxylate transporter TctB family protein, protein MELSRRPGELVFSVVLLAFALAAFWQAYGISGFKGLSTPGVFPMLATGAMVLASLINVVNQGRAPAPSTQTGSVQARFLREYIPARHLIVFAMLAIYVITMPWLGFVVGSGIFLVAMIQFLWRKNLLFTLAISVIALALVYFVFRTLFQVVLPQGSLFPGLY, encoded by the coding sequence ATGGAATTGTCGCGGCGGCCAGGCGAGCTGGTCTTTTCAGTTGTGCTCCTCGCTTTCGCTCTGGCGGCGTTTTGGCAGGCTTACGGTATTTCCGGTTTCAAGGGGCTCTCGACACCTGGGGTCTTCCCGATGCTGGCCACCGGCGCCATGGTTCTGGCCAGCCTGATCAATGTGGTGAATCAGGGCAGGGCGCCGGCTCCATCTACCCAGACCGGTTCGGTTCAGGCGCGCTTCCTGCGTGAATATATCCCGGCACGGCACCTGATCGTGTTTGCCATGCTGGCGATCTACGTCATCACCATGCCCTGGCTGGGCTTCGTGGTTGGCTCCGGGATCTTTCTGGTCGCCATGATCCAGTTCCTTTGGCGCAAGAACCTCCTCTTCACACTCGCCATCAGCGTCATCGCTCTCGCGCTGGTCTATTTTGTCTTCCGCACTCTGTTCCAGGTCGTCCTGCCGCAGGGGTCGCTGTTTCCGGGGCTCTATTGA